GTCAAATAAATGGCAAGACAATTGGCATTAGAGCCGAACTCGATGCGCTACCAATAGTCGAAAACACTTCACTCGATTTTTTATCAAAAAATGATGGAGTGATGCATGCTTGTGGTCACGATATCCACATGGCCTCATTACTTGGAACGGCAATAATTGTAAACAAACTAAAAAGCAGCCTTACAGGAAAAATAGTACTGGTTTTCGAGCCGGGTGAAGAACAAATTCCCGGTGGAGCTAAGCAAATTATTGATTCGAATATCTTCCAGCAGAATATTCCTGACATAATGCTAACATTTCATGTTCTACCAGAACTAATTTCTGGTAAGGCTGGCTTTCGAGAAGGCCAATATATGGCCTCTGGCGATGAAGTGTATATCATTGTAAAGGGAAAGGGCGGGCATGCAGCTTTACCAAAAACAACGGTTAACCCTATTGTAATCGCATCTAATTTGATTTTAAATCTTAAAGAATTTATTGATAAGGAAACTCCTCCGGCTATTCCAAGTATCCTATCTTTTGGGAAGTTTCAGGCTAATGGGGCAACAAACATAATACCTAATGATGTACATATCGAAGGTACTTTTCGAACAATGGATGAGGATTGGAGGCATAAAGCGCACCATTTAATCGAAGAGATATCAAAAAAGACCTGCATTGACCTAGGAGGCGATTGTGAAATTGAAATAAGAAAAGGTTACCCCTCTATTTATAATAATCCAGAACTTACAAGGAAAGCCAAAATTTTGGCAGAGCAATACCTAAACCCTTCAAATGTAATTGATTTGGAAAGAAGAATGACAACTGATGACTTTGCTTATTTTGGTCAAACAATTCCATCCGTTTTTTTTCGCATGGGTGTGGGATTTGAGAATAGCTGTAATTTTCAACTTCATAGTTCAACTTTTATTGCAAACGAGGAGGTTCTAAAATATTCTTCTGGTCTTATGGCTTGGATTTCTTTTAACTTACCCAACAAAATCGACTAGTAAAGCACTTAGAAATGATATAATTATTATTAATCAGAGGAAAATGTTCGTTTTTATTTTTGGTTTTGATAAATGAATATAAATTTGTGCTCAAATTTCAGAATTTAAGTTTAACCAATAACAAATAAAAAAATGGCATACGTAATTTCTAAAGACTGCACCGCTTGCGGTACCTGTATTGATGAGTGTCCAGTTGAGGCAATTTCTGAAGGTGATATCTATAAAATCGATCCAGAAGTTTGTACCGATTGTGGTTCATGCGCTGATGTTTGTCCAGTTGAGGCAATTCGTCCTGCATAACTCAAGGGTTGTAGTTTATTTATACCCATAAATGAAAAGTCCGTGGCTAATGTCACGGACTTTTTTACAACCCAGTTTATAATTTTTAGATTAACCCAAGAACAATTTTTAATAATTCGGATACCTAACAACAAACAGCACCCTTTTTTTTAATCCTTTAATAATGTTAAGCCCAACATTTCAATTACAATTTTCGATAAATTTTTAATCTTTTTTCGTGAAATTTTTAATAATAAAAGTATTTCAATTTTGGGTTGTTGTAATTTTTTAAAAAGAAATTATTATAAAAAAGTTATTCGATTAACATATGGTTGACCAGATTTGTGCCAAATCAATTTAATGACTGGTTATCAATAATATAATATAATTTAATGTTTTTACATTCTTAGAAAATTGAACGAAATCAAACATTTAGTGTTCGTATTCGAACGATTTGGAGGATGCAATCGAAATTACACTACAATAGCAATCTAATATCTCAATTCATTGATTATGATAATCTTGTAATCAATGAATTATCTACTAAGCCGAAATTCTCTCAAGGAGAACAACATTTTCAACATGGTGAGTGTGTGGAAACATATCTACAGGCTGAACTTTTATTACTGAATAATTTTCACCTAAAAGGGCTATATCTCTTGCCTGAGTTGCAGGATTGCAGCTAACGTATACAATTCGCTTTGGGTTAGCATGTATTAACGCCTCAACAACATCTCCATGAATGCCTGCTCGGGGTGGATCAAGAATAATTACATCGGGGTAGCCATGAAGTTCAAAGAATGATTGATTAAGAATATCTTTAATATCACCGGCAAAAAAGTTAGCATTGGCAATCCCATTTATTTTCGAATTTTCTATTGCATCCACTATCGCCTCAGGAACAAATTCAATCCCAATAACCTTGATTGCGCTTTTAGCAATAAATTGAGCAATAGTCCCAGTACCTGTATATAGATCATATACAAGTTCATGACCTGTTAAGCCTGCAAAATCCCGTGCAACCTTATATAAAGTATACGCTTGATCGGAATTTGTTTGATAAAATGATTTCGGCCCAATTTTAAATTGAAGCCCCTCCATCTCCTCAAAAATAAAGTCATTACCACTAAATGTATGTACTTCAAGATCATTGATGGTATCATTTACCTTTGAGTTTACTACGTATAGCAGCGATGTAATTTGAGGGAAAAGGTTTTTTATATGATTTAAAAGATTATTTCGAATTTCAATATCATCATAAAAAAAGGAGAAAATAGCCATTACATCGCCAGTAGAGGAGGTTCTAATAATTAAATTTCTTAACAATCCCTCCCTTTTCCGAATATCATAAAAGGTGATTTGATGTTGAAGGGCAAATTTCTTTACCTCAAGTCTAATTGAGTTCGAAGGTTCTGGTTGAAGGTAGCAGTTTTTAACATCAAAAACTTTATCGAACATGCCAGGGATGTGAAACCCTAAAGCAGGTTCAATTGGAATATCAGCTCCAAGGGATATCTCTTGGTTAGTAAGCCATCTGCTCTTACAAAATGTAAACTCCAGTTTATTCCTATAATAGGTAGTATTTTTAGAACCAATTATTGGGTTTATCTCCTCAATATTTATCTTTCCTATCCTTTTTAGCTGATCAAATACCTGACGTTGTTTGAAATTCAACTGTTCTGAATAGGGTAAGTTCTGCCATTTGCATCCTCCACACATCCCAAAGTGTTCGCAAAATGGTTCTGCCCTTAATGATGAATACTCGTGATATTGGGTTATATAACCCTCCATGAAACTTTTCCGCTTTCTTACAATCTGTATATCAACAATATCGTCTGGAACTGCAAATGTTACAAAAACCACTTTATTGTTTACCCGTGCTAAAGCTTTACCTTCTGCTGCAATATCCTCAATTAAAATACGCTCTAACAAAGGATGTTTTCTATTTTTAACCACCTTTTACTACTTTTGGAATCAAACAAATGTTATATAAAACTGTTTTGCTTGCAAAGTTAGTATAAAACATGGACTCATTAACACATATTGTTCTTGGTGCTGCTATTGGAGAGGTTACTTTGGGTAAAAAGATTGGCAATAAGGCCCTTCTTTATGGAGCATTCCTTGGTACAATTCCAGATCTGGATGTTTTTATCACCCCTTTTTTAAACCCAGTCTCATCGCTTTTTTTTCATAGAGGTATTAGCCATTCTCTGCTCTTTTTGGTGTTTATAGCTCCAATTGTGGGATGGATTTTATCGAAGATTGAAAAGAAGCATTCAATTGAACTTAAAGAGTGGATTCTATTCTCTCTTTTTCCTCTGCTATCCCACATTTTTATTGATTGCTTTAACACTTATGGGACTGGAATTTTTGAGCCTTTTAGTAATATTCGAATTGCCTACGATACAATGGCAATAATCGATTTTATATTTCTTGCACCTTTAACTATTGCGGTAATTTGGGTGATGTTTTATCAAAAACAAGATAGGATTAGAAGAATTATAATGTGGATTGGACTTGGACTCTCAACTGCTTATTTCTTCTTTACAATTGTTAATAAAATAGATATTGAATTGAAAATCAAAAAGCAACTGGCAAGTAGTAATATTCAATATAACAGGCTGCTCACAACCCCTGCTCCGTTATCAAATTTTTTATGGTTAATAGTCGCAGAGAATGATAACGGGTACAATATTGGGTACTATTATCCAATCAAAAATAATGATGTGAAGTTTAATTTTCAGGCACGAAATTCCGAATTACTCGATTCACTTTTAGAAGATAAAAATTTACTAAACTTGCTGCGCTTTACCAAAGGTTTCTACATTGTTGAAAAGGATATTTCGGGTAGTTTATGGCTTTATGATATAAGGTATTGTGGACTCGACTTTGAAGATACTAATTCACACGTATTTTCATTTAAACTAAAGCAAAATCTGACTAGTGTTGATATTTCGAGGGCGCATCCAAATAGAAAAATCAACCTAAAAACAATTATAAATTATTTTGCAAAGGTATTCTAAATAAAAAAACAAGCTAGAAATCATTTTTTGCCCAAATCAAACCACTTAATTGCCTCCTCTTCCGTACTAAAAAATTTAAGCGGGAGTTTATATGCATTTGATGCTTGAAGAATTAGGTTCAGGTAATACTTTTTAAAAATATTACCATCAAAAACAACCGCAGCTTTTTTCAAACCTTGTTTAACTCCTCTTGGGAGCGCTACTACCTCGAACCACTTTCTACTTTCAGGGCTAACAATGCCTTGGTTTAAAATATTCGACAAGTAATTCTCAATACGAGGTCCTTCTTTTTGTTGAAAATCCAAAGCCTTTTCAATGGCTCTTTGATACTGTTCTTTGCTAATCGCCCCATTCCATACAACTTTTATCATTTCTTGCTTAGAATGATAAGTAATTGTTGCGAAATTCTCCTGAAAGATTACAATTTCACTCATTTTCGAACAATATTTAGGTAAGATTTAGGCAAATATAAAATTAAATTAACAGAAAATAATATGCCAATATCTACTATTTTTGTGTTTTCAAACTAGTTATTATGTCGCTAATACTCGATACAAAAGATATTGATAAACTCATTGTTGTAGGAGACAGGGTGCTAATTAAACCCAAAAACCCTGAAGAACGAACAAAAGCAGGATTGCTTTTACCTCCCGGGGTTCAGGAAAAGCAAAAGGTACATCATGGATATGTAGTCAAAGTTGGCCCTGGCTATCCTATTCCAGCAATAAATGAGTTTGATGAATCGTGGAAGAGCAAGAAAGATGATGCAAGGTATTTTCCTCTTCAAGCAAAAATAGGTGACTTAGCTGTGTACCTTCAAGAGAGTAGTATTGAAATTGAATTCAATCATGAGAAATATTTTATAGTACCTTTTTCATCCATTCTTTTGCTTGTTAGAGATGATGGATTATTCGAATAATACCTATTCTCAATTAGCTAAAAAATGTGATGACTCGATAATTTGTTTTATTTTCTCTTATATTTGCGGTAAATGAACTTATAGTAATTCCGTTACCTTAAATTGATTAAAGAAAAGTTTATTGGTTACGGATTAAGCTTGTAAAATAAATAACAATTATAATGAAAAAAATTACTTTAGTAGTCAATGTTATAGCAACAGTAGCAGTTGTAGGTTTATTATCAAATTGCAAATCGAAGAATAATGAAACGTCAACTAAAAACAGTAGCGAGAATATCTCTAATGTTAAGCTAACAAATAATTTTTCAGCAGCTTGGGTAAATATTGATACTCTTATCAATAATTACGACATGTATTATGATATGCAGAAAGAACTGGAGGAGACTGGACGTAAACTTGAAGCTGAACTGAATTTAAAATCGAGAGATTTTGAAAAGCAAGCTGCCGATTTTCAAGACAAAGCACAGAAGGGATTAGAAACTCGAACAAAATTACAGCAAATACAGCAGGATTTAGCAGTTAAGGAACAGGAACTTTATCGTTTACGCGATGAACTACGTGCCCAACTTAACGATGAACAACAAGTTAAACTCCGCCAAATTCATCAGAGTATCACTGAATATCTTGCGCTATACAATAAAGATAAAGGTTATTACCTTATTTTTAGTAGCACATTTGGTGGGCCATTACTTTACGGTCATCCTTCAATTGATATCACAAAAGAGGTACAAAAAGGTCTTAACGAAAAGTATTCAGCCGAACACAAATCGAATACTTCAAAGAAATAATTAATCAATACATTATAACCCCTTTCTCTTCATAAATGATTGAAAAGAAGGGGGTTTTTCATTTTTTTCTTGTCATCAGAGTCTATCCATAATATCAGAAATTTATACCTAAATTGAATATCGAACAAGGATTAACGATTTTAGAAGATTTCTAAAAACTAACTGATTATGAAAACATCAGAAACCTAGTGTTTTTTTTGCAAGTTCGCCTAAGGAAGATGAGTTTACGAGTTCGGCGAAACCAATCATAAATCAAAAATCGTTAACCCTTGTTCTTAAATCAAAATACAGTTACTTTAAAGATAAACTCTAGTTAGAAAGCAAATTCATGATAGGGTACTTTAGCAAATATGGAGAATATAAACCTTTTATTAGCGATTTGCCTAGTCAAGATCTTGGATTGGTGGTTGTAATTCCAACATACAATGAGCCAAATCTTAAGGAATCTCTACAATCGCTATTGAGTTGTAAAATACCTAATTGTTCTGTAGAGGTTATATCTGTTATAAACTATCCAATTGAATCGTCCCAAGAGGTTATTGAAAATGCATATTTTTGCATTGAAAAAGTTAAAGATGTTAATCAACTCTCATCAAATCCAAGGTTAAAATTCAGCTATATTTTAGCAGCTGATTTACCTAAAAAGCAAGCGGGTGTTGGTTTGGCTAGAAAGATTGGCATGGATGAGGCTGCTTGGCGTTTTTTCAGTATCAACAACCCCAAAGGGGTAATTACTTGTTACGATGCAGATTCTGATTGTATGACTAATTACTTGGTGGAACTTGTGAATCTTTGGAAGAATTACCCCAAAACTCAGGCCTGCTCAATTCGATATGAACATCCAATGAATGGGACTGAATTCGATGAGTGCATTTATAAAGGAATAACACTCTACGAATTACATCTCCGGTTCTATAATCAGGCGAGTAGATTTATTAAATTCCCATTTGCATATCATACAATAGGTTCGAGCATGGCTTGTTCTGTCGAGGCATACGTAAAGTTTGGAGGAATGAATCGCCATCAAGCAGGGGAGGACTTCTATTTTCTTCAAAAAATAATACCCCATGGATATTTTCGTGAACTCAATAGTACATGTGTTTATCCATCGCCCCGCCCATCATTTCGAGTTCCCTTTGGAACGGGTAGGGCAATGACCAAATATCAACAAAATCCAGAGGAATCAATTTTAACCTATAATTTTAACTCATTCTTAACGCTTATTCCACTTTTCGAAAATATAGACTTCTTTTACAATTCTGAAAGTCAAATTATTGAGGAGTGGGCTATCAATTTACACCCAGCCTTAGTTCTATTTTTATCAAACTATAGTTATCTTCAAAAAATTGCTGAAATCAAAGCAAACACTGGCAATCTGGAATCATTCCGTAAAAGATTTTTCTTTTGGTTCGATGCATTTATGCTACTTAAGTACTTAAATTTTGCAAACGAAAATCATTTTCAAAGGAAACCAGTTGAGGAAGAGTCTATAACTCTTGCAAATAGGATAGGACTTAAGCTGCCTGAGAATCCAAATCCCATTGACATACTTAAGTCCTACCGCGAAAAAGAGAATCACTAAAATTCGTCAGTCCCACTAATAGTTCAACTTACTCGTAGCGCAGTGAACTTATCGGATTTTTTGATAATGTATAGTAAACCTTCGATGAAAGTGTAACGTAAGCTAGCATCAGCATTATAATTACTGGTAGCAGTATACTTACTATATTAACCATTATATGAATTTCCCAAATACTATTTAAAAGCATTACTGATAGATAGTAACCTCCAACACCTCCCAATACAGATGCGATTAGAAGCATGATAAAAAACGGTTTACCAATCATGTTGTTAATATGGAACGATGGAGCACCTAGTGCTTTACGGATTCCAACCTCCTTGGTTCTCTTCAAAATATTTAGCGATATTAGGGTATACAATGCAACGATTGAAAGGAACAAACCAACTACACTAAGGAAGTTAAATATCTTTTGAATATTCTTGTTAACATTGGTAGCTTCTTCGAATGATTGGGTTTGTAGAGCTCCTTCATATGGTGAATTGGGAACAAGTCTTTCCCACTCCTTCTTGATCTGCTCATTTAATGCCATAAGATTTTTCTTATTTCCCTTAACAACAAGTAAATTCAACTGATCCTTTGACACCATCTTGAAAACCATAGGCATCTGTTTTTCCCAAAGGCTTTGGTAAAAATCTTTAACTACACCAACAACTGTGAGCTGTAAAGTATCAATCTTAATTGTTTTACCAATAGGATCGTCCCATCCATATTCCTTTACAAGCATTTCGTTAACAATTGCAGAACGGTTTACATCCGAGGATTCAAATTCTGGAGTAAATTCTCTTCCCTTTGCAAACTGAAGCCCCATTATTCCACAATAACCAGTATATAGATTAAACAATCTAACCTCAGCTTTTTTATCTACATATATTGCTGTACGAGTGTAGGCACCCCATGCAACGTGATGACTAGTTTGAGCCATCTGTATAATCGATGGATTATTCTCCAAACTCTTCCGCAATAACTCTAAATTAGCATTACTTCCAGTAGGAACAAGAATCAACTCCTCCTTATTATAACCATATTCAAAGTTTCGCTGAAACGAAGCATTTTGGGTAAATACAATGCTTGAAATGAGGCCAATTAAAGATATAGTAAACTGTAAGACCAACAATGTTCTTGCAAGAACGCTATTCCCACTAAATTTTACAGATCCTTTAAGCACTTGGATGGGATTAAAAGAGCTAATGTACACAGCAGGGTAGAGTGCCGAAACAGTTGCAGTAAAAACAAGAGTACATGCCAAGAACACCCATACTCCTAAAACACCAATGAAATTTCTTCCAATCATTTCATATGCCCACATCTTCTGCCATTCATCAATCAGAAAAGCTCCTATCAACAATGAAACAAGAAGAGCAAGGAAACAAATCAAGAAATTTTCGCCCATAAACTGAATAATGAGTCCTTTACGATGTCCACCTAATACTTTTCGAATTCCAATCTCCTTAAGTCGTTTATTAGATGTGGCAATAGCAGTATTTACAAAGTTGAAACAAGCCAAAAGCAGTATTAGAATTGCCATTATAACAGGTGTAATAACTGCAGCTGGGTGTGAATTGCTTCCAATCCAGTTCGCCCATAGATTTCTTGAGTCCTTAACAAAATCATGCAAACTCACAATATAATATCTCTCAATTTTCCAATCGTCCTTAGCCTTGTTTTGAATGTCTATATATCTGGCCAACGATGTTTCAATTGTTTTTACTGTAGCGGGGTTAGAAACCTTAATAAAAGTTCCTCCGGCCCAATTCTTCCAATCTAATTCATTTACTTTATAGAACTTTATATAATTGGAATACAGCATCAAAGATCCAAAGCGAGGAATGGTATTGTATGGCATTTTCTTGAAGACACCCCCAACCACAACAATTTTACCAACCCCCTCATCATTAAAAATGGTAAGCGATTCACCTACAGGATTTTTATCACCAAAATATTTCTCCGATGTTTCCTGACTCAAAATAATTTTCCCTTCGTCTTCAAACGAGGCCGGATCACCCCATTTAAGGGGAAACGAAAATATCCTGAGAAAATCTTTATCAGCAAAAACTATCTGCTGATTAAATATCTTAGCATCCTTACCGGGAATATCGTACCGCATTGGCGAACCTACCGAGGAGTAGCGCGATATGGCTTCGATACCAGCAACATCGTTAAACATGACTGGAGCCAATGATACTGGCGAAATGCTATAATTCTGTAAACGGTCTTTAATGTGCCTTGATATATTTATTTTGTAAATCTTTTCATGATTAACATGCATAGTATTCGTATCGGCATCAAACATAAAATTTAGGTAAGCAACAATGCAGCAGGCAATTGAAATACCTAATCCCAATACATTGATAACTACAAAAGCTTTATTTCTCATGTAGTTCCTTAATGCCAGTAGAAAGAAGTTTTTTATCATATAAGTTGATTATTGAATTTGTATTTAATACTTTGTAATAATATATAACTGATTATTAAATATATAAGATGGTGTTTGATTATACCTTTTGAATAATAAAAACTAGATTGCATATATCTATATTATGTACCAAGAATAGAAAAAATTGGGATTCATTGGCACAACAAATTATTGACGAGTTTTTATTCGATTTTGCTGCTTTTAACTATTAATAAAACTGTTTTTTTTAATCTGATTAAAAAAGTTTTAATTGTCCTTCACTAATTTTAGAGTGTTGCTGCTCATGGTTAAGTAACCATTTCTTTTTATCTAATCCTCCTGCATATCCTGTAAGGCTTCCATCGCTTCCAATTACTCTATGGCAAGGAATAATAATAGGAATTGGGTTTGCTCCATTAGCCAAACCAACGGCTCTGGTAAGTTTGGAGTTACCTAACAGTTTAGAAATTAACCCATAGGAAGAGGTCATTCCAAACGGGATTTCGGAAATCCTATCCCAAACTCTACACTGAAATTCTGTACCAGAGGGTCGAAGAGGAAGATCAAATTCTTTTCGACTACCCTCAAAATACTCATTAAGCTGTTTTATGCAATCTTGGATAAGCTCGTT
This region of Bacteroidales bacterium genomic DNA includes:
- a CDS encoding amidohydrolase, which translates into the protein MCYSFFLHLLNLIISDSVEELLDSIKKYSESLFEQIRSFRQYLHANPELSFQEKQTSLFIAKTLRDNNIPVFEGIGGTGVIGIIEGQINGKTIGIRAELDALPIVENTSLDFLSKNDGVMHACGHDIHMASLLGTAIIVNKLKSSLTGKIVLVFEPGEEQIPGGAKQIIDSNIFQQNIPDIMLTFHVLPELISGKAGFREGQYMASGDEVYIIVKGKGGHAALPKTTVNPIVIASNLILNLKEFIDKETPPAIPSILSFGKFQANGATNIIPNDVHIEGTFRTMDEDWRHKAHHLIEEISKKTCIDLGGDCEIEIRKGYPSIYNNPELTRKAKILAEQYLNPSNVIDLERRMTTDDFAYFGQTIPSVFFRMGVGFENSCNFQLHSSTFIANEEVLKYSSGLMAWISFNLPNKID
- a CDS encoding 4Fe-4S binding protein; protein product: MAYVISKDCTACGTCIDECPVEAISEGDIYKIDPEVCTDCGSCADVCPVEAIRPA
- the rlmD gene encoding 23S rRNA (uracil(1939)-C(5))-methyltransferase RlmD, which produces MVKNRKHPLLERILIEDIAAEGKALARVNNKVVFVTFAVPDDIVDIQIVRKRKSFMEGYITQYHEYSSLRAEPFCEHFGMCGGCKWQNLPYSEQLNFKQRQVFDQLKRIGKINIEEINPIIGSKNTTYYRNKLEFTFCKSRWLTNQEISLGADIPIEPALGFHIPGMFDKVFDVKNCYLQPEPSNSIRLEVKKFALQHQITFYDIRKREGLLRNLIIRTSSTGDVMAIFSFFYDDIEIRNNLLNHIKNLFPQITSLLYVVNSKVNDTINDLEVHTFSGNDFIFEEMEGLQFKIGPKSFYQTNSDQAYTLYKVARDFAGLTGHELVYDLYTGTGTIAQFIAKSAIKVIGIEFVPEAIVDAIENSKINGIANANFFAGDIKDILNQSFFELHGYPDVIILDPPRAGIHGDVVEALIHANPKRIVYVSCNPATQARDIALLGENYSVIKVQPVDMFPHTHHVENVVLLERISA
- a CDS encoding metal-dependent hydrolase, with the protein product MDSLTHIVLGAAIGEVTLGKKIGNKALLYGAFLGTIPDLDVFITPFLNPVSSLFFHRGISHSLLFLVFIAPIVGWILSKIEKKHSIELKEWILFSLFPLLSHIFIDCFNTYGTGIFEPFSNIRIAYDTMAIIDFIFLAPLTIAVIWVMFYQKQDRIRRIIMWIGLGLSTAYFFFTIVNKIDIELKIKKQLASSNIQYNRLLTTPAPLSNFLWLIVAENDNGYNIGYYYPIKNNDVKFNFQARNSELLDSLLEDKNLLNLLRFTKGFYIVEKDISGSLWLYDIRYCGLDFEDTNSHVFSFKLKQNLTSVDISRAHPNRKINLKTIINYFAKVF
- a CDS encoding co-chaperone GroES, translating into MSLILDTKDIDKLIVVGDRVLIKPKNPEERTKAGLLLPPGVQEKQKVHHGYVVKVGPGYPIPAINEFDESWKSKKDDARYFPLQAKIGDLAVYLQESSIEIEFNHEKYFIVPFSSILLLVRDDGLFE
- a CDS encoding OmpH family outer membrane protein gives rise to the protein MKKITLVVNVIATVAVVGLLSNCKSKNNETSTKNSSENISNVKLTNNFSAAWVNIDTLINNYDMYYDMQKELEETGRKLEAELNLKSRDFEKQAADFQDKAQKGLETRTKLQQIQQDLAVKEQELYRLRDELRAQLNDEQQVKLRQIHQSITEYLALYNKDKGYYLIFSSTFGGPLLYGHPSIDITKEVQKGLNEKYSAEHKSNTSKK
- a CDS encoding glycosyltransferase, translating into MIGYFSKYGEYKPFISDLPSQDLGLVVVIPTYNEPNLKESLQSLLSCKIPNCSVEVISVINYPIESSQEVIENAYFCIEKVKDVNQLSSNPRLKFSYILAADLPKKQAGVGLARKIGMDEAAWRFFSINNPKGVITCYDADSDCMTNYLVELVNLWKNYPKTQACSIRYEHPMNGTEFDECIYKGITLYELHLRFYNQASRFIKFPFAYHTIGSSMACSVEAYVKFGGMNRHQAGEDFYFLQKIIPHGYFRELNSTCVYPSPRPSFRVPFGTGRAMTKYQQNPEESILTYNFNSFLTLIPLFENIDFFYNSESQIIEEWAINLHPALVLFLSNYSYLQKIAEIKANTGNLESFRKRFFFWFDAFMLLKYLNFANENHFQRKPVEEESITLANRIGLKLPENPNPIDILKSYREKENH
- a CDS encoding FtsX-like permease family protein, translated to MIKNFFLLALRNYMRNKAFVVINVLGLGISIACCIVAYLNFMFDADTNTMHVNHEKIYKINISRHIKDRLQNYSISPVSLAPVMFNDVAGIEAISRYSSVGSPMRYDIPGKDAKIFNQQIVFADKDFLRIFSFPLKWGDPASFEDEGKIILSQETSEKYFGDKNPVGESLTIFNDEGVGKIVVVGGVFKKMPYNTIPRFGSLMLYSNYIKFYKVNELDWKNWAGGTFIKVSNPATVKTIETSLARYIDIQNKAKDDWKIERYYIVSLHDFVKDSRNLWANWIGSNSHPAAVITPVIMAILILLLACFNFVNTAIATSNKRLKEIGIRKVLGGHRKGLIIQFMGENFLICFLALLVSLLIGAFLIDEWQKMWAYEMIGRNFIGVLGVWVFLACTLVFTATVSALYPAVYISSFNPIQVLKGSVKFSGNSVLARTLLVLQFTISLIGLISSIVFTQNASFQRNFEYGYNKEELILVPTGSNANLELLRKSLENNPSIIQMAQTSHHVAWGAYTRTAIYVDKKAEVRLFNLYTGYCGIMGLQFAKGREFTPEFESSDVNRSAIVNEMLVKEYGWDDPIGKTIKIDTLQLTVVGVVKDFYQSLWEKQMPMVFKMVSKDQLNLLVVKGNKKNLMALNEQIKKEWERLVPNSPYEGALQTQSFEEATNVNKNIQKIFNFLSVVGLFLSIVALYTLISLNILKRTKEVGIRKALGAPSFHINNMIGKPFFIMLLIASVLGGVGGYYLSVMLLNSIWEIHIMVNIVSILLPVIIMLMLAYVTLSSKVYYTLSKNPISSLRYE
- a CDS encoding methylated-DNA--[protein]-cysteine S-methyltransferase encodes the protein MDNSQEAKYIGYLSSPIGLLEITSDGQYITSIQFLNDAEPKQINEPNELIQDCIKQLNEYFEGSRKEFDLPLRPSGTEFQCRVWDRISEIPFGMTSSYGLISKLLGNSKLTRAVGLANGANPIPIIIPCHRVIGSDGSLTGYAGGLDKKKWLLNHEQQHSKISEGQLKLF